Sequence from the Ereboglobus luteus genome:
GCTCATCACACGCGAGGAGCGTTTCGACCGCATCGTCATCGACAAAAAAATCGAGAGCCGCGAATCCTACTTCAAGCACCTCCCCAAGCTCGTCGAGACCACGCAGAAAAACGAGGAGTCCGTCGCCCAGGGCTGGGAGGAACTCAGGAAGGCCAAAACCGAGGCCGACAAAAAACGCGTCGGCACCAAATACAAAAAACGCGAGAACACTCTCCGCGCCAATTTCAGCAAATACTTCTTCAAGCTCAAAGTTTACGAGGAATACCTTGAGAGCAAGAAGGCCGTCTTTGCAGAAATCGAGGAACTCTACGCCAAGCTCGACCGCGCCAAAAAACCCAAGACCAAAAAAGACGCCGGCATCGACACCAAGCCCATCAACGCCCGCCTGAAACAAATCGAGCAGGAGTGGCGCATCAATCCCGCGCGCTTCCTTGAGGTCATCAAGCAGACCAACGTCCACGTCCGCGAGGCCCACAAGGCAAAAACCGAAATGGTTGAGGCTAACCTGCGCCTCGTCATCTCCATCGCGAAAAAATACACCAACCGCGGCCTCTCCTTCCTCGACCTCATCCAGGAGGGCAACATGGGACTCATGAAGGCCGTCGAGAAATTCGAATATCGTCGCGGCTACAAATTCTCCACCTACGCCACCTGGTGGATCCGCCAGGCCATCACCCGCTCCATCGCCGACCAGGCTCGCACCATCCGCATCCCGGTCCACATGATCGAGACGCTCAACAAGGTCATGCAGGTTCAAAAACAACTCCTTCAGGAATTCGGACACGAACCGACCCCGGATGAAGTTGCCGACGAAATGAACCTCCCCGTCGAGCGCGTGCAGCAAATCATGAAGATGGCCCAGCAACCCATCTCGCTCCAGTCGCCCGTCGGCGACGGCGACGACACCAGCTTCGGTGATTTCATCGAGGACAAGTCCGCCGAGAATCCCTACGACATGACGGCATTCTCGCTCCTCCGCGAAAAAATCATCGACGTTCTGGACTCGCTCACCGAGCGCGAACGCCGCGTGCTCTCGCTGCGCTTCGGCCTCATCGACGGCTACAGCCGCACGCTTGAGGAAGTCGGCAAACAATTCCGCGTCACCCGCGAGCGCATCCGTCAGATCGAGGCCAAGGCACTGCGCAAAATGCGCCATCCCACGCGCATTCGCCAGCTCCACGGCTTCTTCGACGCCGAGCAAATCGACAACGCGCAAAACCTTCTCCAGCAAGTTGCCCGCGAGAAAAAAGCCGGCGAGTCGATCATCCCGCCCTCCGGAATCCAAAGCGCCTTCAACCCCTTTGGAAAAAGGTAAGCCCTTCCTGACAAACACAAAAACAAAGGGCGAAACCCTTTTCGCCCTTTACTCATCATCCAATAAACAACACCTTCCCCGAAAATCACCATGAATAGCGACCCAAGTTTGATCCTCGCCGTCTTCGGCCTCGGCGCCACCGAGCTGGTAATTATCTTCGCCGTATTACTCCTCCTTTTCGGCGGCGCGAAGCTCCCCTCCCTCGCCAAGGGCCTTGGCCAGTCCATCCGTGAATTCAAAAAGGCCTCTGCTGAAAATGATAAGGACGAGGATGAGGACGACGAACCCGAGGCCAAGAAAACGGTTAAGAAAAAAGCCGACGACAACGTCAAAACCAACGGCTCGAACTGAGCCTATTATTCTCTCATTCTCTTTTCAGCGAAAGACGACCCGCCCGGTCGTCTTTTTTGTATCAAACAAGCTGTTTCCTTAGCGTTGTTCAAATCCGGCGTGTCCGTCGACCGCACCCGTCCGAACCGCAGTCTTGTTAATCATCGCATTTATTTTGTCTGACGAAACAGTTAGTTCGTATTGTGAAATATAAAGGCACTAATAAACCTGCCTTGAGCACGCTCGATTTTCGCAGATCCCTCCGAACCTAATCCACCCTTATGTCACCACAAAACCGCCCTCTCCTCCTCAGCGTCCTCGTGCTCGCCATCGCACTTGCCGGTTGTAACGACAACTCCAAGCACTCGCACGCATCCTGGCAGAAAGCCGCCGACACTCCGCCGAAGGCCAACTACGATTTCGGCGCGTGGGACAAGGGCACCTCGCCCGGCGAGGTCGGCGCGCGCCTCGTCGAGACGTTCCTCTCGAAGCCCCTTCGCATTCACAAAGGCAGCAACATGATTCACTACGTGGAAACCTGCACATGGCAGGGCGCGCTGCGCTACGCGAAACAAACCCACGACGACGCGCTTCTCCAGCGACTCGTGAAACGCTTCGATCCCGTCTTCACCGGACAGCCGCCCTACAACAACCAGCCGCTCAATGTTGACACCACCGTCTTCGGTTCCGTGCCGCTCGAACTCTACATGCGCACGGGCGACGAACGCTTCCTGAAAATCGGCCTCACCCTCGCCGACGCGCAATGGAACAAGCCTTCCGGAAAACTTCCCGGCGGCATGTCGATCTCCGCCGAGGAAAAGGCCAAGCTCGACGCCACCGCCGCCGAGGCCGTCAAGCACGGACTGAGCTGGCACACCCGCTACTGGATCGACGACATGTATATGATCACGATGCTCCAGACGCAGGCCTACCGCGCCACCGGCGACAAAAAATACCTCGATCGCGCCGCCCTCGAAGCCGTCTCCTACCTCGACGTGCTCCAGCAGCCCAACGGCCTCTTTTTCCATGCCGAAAACGCCCCATTCTTCTGGGGCCGAGGCAACGGCTGGTTCGCCGCCGGCATGTCCGAACTCCTCCGCGCCCTCCCGAAAAACCACACCCACCGCGCCCGCATCATGGACGGCTACAAAAAAATGATGGCCACGCTCCTCAAGCACCAGGACTCCGAGGGCAAATGGCGCCAGCTCATCGACGATCCCTCCTCCTGGCAGGAATCCTCCAGCACTGGCATGTTCACCTACGCCATTGCGACCGGCGTGCGCCACGGCTGGCTCGACGCCGCCACCTACGGCCCCGCCGCCCGCAAAGGCTGGCTCGCCCTCGTGGGCTGGCTCGAGCCCGACGGACGCATCCGCGATGTCTGCGAAGGCACCAATGCCAAAAACGACCGCCAGCACTATCTCAAACGCAGACGCATCACCGGCGATCTCCACGGCCTGGCTCCCGTCCTCTGGTGCGCCAACGCGTTCATGGAATAAGCCGGCAACGACGCTGATGCCTTGGAGTGCGGAGGCAAAGCGCAGCGACGACACCGCGTTGAGCGACATTCAAGACTACCTTGTCCCGCCCGCGCCCGCGCCGAACACGAATTGCTGCCGCGCATTGACGACGGTCGGACGCCCCTTTTTCAACGGCGGCTCGAAACGCCATTGCAGGATCGCCTCCACCGCCGAATTCGCGAACCACGGATGCGTCTCGCCCTCCACCACCGGCAAACGCACCCTTCCCTCGCCGTCCACAAAAAAATCAACCGTCACCGCTCCCGTCCGTCCGTTCTCCGCGAACTGTGCCGGATAAAGCGGCGCGACCGTGTGCGCGACGACAAGCGGCCCGTCCAGCTCCGACTGCCGAGTCAACACCCGCACGCGATTCGCCTGCTCCAGCATGCTGCCCGTGAGCATGGTGACGCCGTCAAGCGCCGCACGCGTGATCACCACGCCCTGCGCCTCGAACGAAAAACTCAGCATCGCCCGCGTCCACACCGGCGCGCCGTCAACCCGTGTCGGCTCGAAGCGCCACCGCCCCAAAACCGCGGCGATCTCGTCCGCAAACGCCTGCTTCGAATACATCGTGACGAGGTAGTCATCCAGCCGCCCCTCCGCGTCGACGCCGATGATCACATCGACCGCCCCGCGCACCACGCCGTCGACTGTCAGCTTCATGGGAAAAGCCGGTTCGACCATTTCCACGATCTTCAACAACTCGACACGCGGAGCCTTTCCCTTTCCGGCCGCCGTCGTCGGCAAAAACAACACCGTCACGCACGCCGCCAAAAGCGCGAATGCCGTCCGTTTTTTTAACATGGGTATCATGGGATGAACTCCTTTCCAATAGCTCCAAAAGCTTTCGAACACCGGGATATTAATCCCAAAATCACTCGTCGCGCAAGCCGCATCGTCTCTTGCCCGCGCAAACGTGCAAACCAAATGCAAAGGCGCGCCTCATCGACCACCCCGTAATCGATTCCGAAGGAGGCACGCATTGGTCACCCGGCGCAACCGCCACAAACGGCGTGAACCAGTATCATTATGTGACCATCAAAAATTGCTACCCCGAACCTCTCCGGAAAATAATCGCCGACCTCCAATCCGCCCCGACGAAAGCAAGATAAGCAAGGATCGCCTCGACAAAAATCGTCGTGTCGCTCGTGAAGGAGCGTTTCGGGAGACCAAAAAGGCGAGGATAAAGCCATTCTGCACTCGGCAACGACAAGACGCGGCTGAGGCATGTGGCCGGCAGCCAGTGGGGCCAGAAACGTTACATGGACATGGGCCATCTGAAAGCCATGAGCATAATCGAAAAGCACGCGATGTGAACTTTGTGTTGAAGGCCACGCTGCGGCCCGCCAAGCCGGGCCTACGCGCGGCTCTCAACCCTCACGAAAGAACCAACAACAAAACAACACATAACCTTCCTCCGCCGACTATATACTTTTTAAAATGTGCGAAACTTGGGGGCTGTTGCCCAAATCAAAAAAGATGAAACATGTTGCATGTTAACATGTAATATAATACATCATGATGGGAATCAAAGACAAGCAGGGAGCTCTGTTTAGCTATAATATAAATCTGGAAGAGCGAGTGAGGGAGGACAATCCGCTGCGAGTAATCAGCAGGCAGGGCGATTTCAATTGGGTGCGTGATGAAGTGGTGGGTTTATATGGCTGCAATGGCAATGAGTCGGTCGATCCAGTGGTCATCATCAAGCTTTTGATCCTGTTGTTTTGGGATAATATTAAAAGTGAGCGCGAGTTGATGCGCATCGTGCCGGAGCGATTGGATTACCTGTGGTTTTTGGGCTACGGGCTCGACGAGCAAACACCAAACCACAGCGTGCTGTCGAAGGCGCGCAAGCGATGGGGCAAAGAGCTCTTTGAGCATTTTTTCGTCCGCACGGTATGGAAGTGCGTCAAATTGGGACTCGTCGATGGGAGGAAAATCCACCTGGACAGCAGCCTGATCGATGCCGATGCCGCCAGGGCATCCATGATAACCACATCCAAGGAAGTGGTCGCGGCATTGCGCAAAGCCTATGAGGTGGAAGAGTCTAAATTTGAAATGGAAGAAGAAAGACGACGCGTCATCCCGATGCACCGTCGCAATTTTAGCAAAACTGATCCGGATGCAACCTTGGTGGCCCGCGATCCGAGGAGTGCGTATGCCACAGCCAAACCACGCTACAAAAGCCATCGTGCAGTCGATGACCGGTGCGGGGTGATCACTGCCGTGCAAACCACACCGGGACACATCAGGGACGGGTTTTGCCTGCCGGAGATGGTCAAACAGCACCAGGACAACAGCGGGGCTCTCACCGAGACAGTAATTGGCGACCAGCACTATGGCACGCGCGAGAACTTCATACATCTGCAGTCACTTGGAATAGCCACCCATATGAAGCCGCTCCGCTCAAAGGGAATGGCCGAAAAACACGAGGTTTTTCATGTTTCGGAGTTTATATACAATGCCCAGTCGGACACCTTCCGGTGCCCCGGGGGTAAAAATCTGAGCAGGCGCGGTTACAACAAAAACGAGCAGGGCTGGTATTATCGCGCAGACACGAGGGATTGTGCCGGTTGTCCACTGCGCACCCAGTGCACGAAAACGGCGCCCCCGACACATACGCGGCTTATCGTAAGGCCTGATGGCCATGAGGCGCTTCTCAAAGGATGGGCGCAGGCCTGCGGCGAGGAAGCCAGGCAGGACAGACGCACACTACCCCTTGCTGCGATGGCTTTTATAAATCTGCGCAAGTTACCGGACGTTATCACCAATCAGGACGACCTGACGCCGCTCCGTCCCGCGGGCAAGGCTTCGGGCTAACGCACAAATATTGATGCAAATGGTCACCATTGATACCTACAAATGGTGACCATTGTTATCCATTACCGCCATCCGGCAATGTCGTGCCGGTAGGTGCTCGGATTGTCACTTACCAATCAGCGACAACTCTAATACTTCAATATCAGCACTAGTT
This genomic interval carries:
- a CDS encoding Sec-independent protein translocase subunit TatA/TatB — encoded protein: MNSDPSLILAVFGLGATELVIIFAVLLLLFGGAKLPSLAKGLGQSIREFKKASAENDKDEDEDDEPEAKKTVKKKADDNVKTNGSN
- a CDS encoding glycoside hydrolase family 88/105 protein: MSPQNRPLLLSVLVLAIALAGCNDNSKHSHASWQKAADTPPKANYDFGAWDKGTSPGEVGARLVETFLSKPLRIHKGSNMIHYVETCTWQGALRYAKQTHDDALLQRLVKRFDPVFTGQPPYNNQPLNVDTTVFGSVPLELYMRTGDERFLKIGLTLADAQWNKPSGKLPGGMSISAEEKAKLDATAAEAVKHGLSWHTRYWIDDMYMITMLQTQAYRATGDKKYLDRAALEAVSYLDVLQQPNGLFFHAENAPFFWGRGNGWFAAGMSELLRALPKNHTHRARIMDGYKKMMATLLKHQDSEGKWRQLIDDPSSWQESSSTGMFTYAIATGVRHGWLDAATYGPAARKGWLALVGWLEPDGRIRDVCEGTNAKNDRQHYLKRRRITGDLHGLAPVLWCANAFME
- the rpoD gene encoding RNA polymerase sigma factor RpoD, with the protein product MPRKAKKKTATSSVHSDAVESAIERAEAAAAEHSSNPGANEKIRALIRQAKEQGYLTTEDISEALPDTHEGQEEYENVLNILGNLEIEVIDPDQVEEYKQQKEDAEEEESRTSNNDILDDPVRMYLKQMGQVPLLTREQEVEISKRIETAELKAQNVLFEVAIIGRHIAELGAKLITREERFDRIVIDKKIESRESYFKHLPKLVETTQKNEESVAQGWEELRKAKTEADKKRVGTKYKKRENTLRANFSKYFFKLKVYEEYLESKKAVFAEIEELYAKLDRAKKPKTKKDAGIDTKPINARLKQIEQEWRINPARFLEVIKQTNVHVREAHKAKTEMVEANLRLVISIAKKYTNRGLSFLDLIQEGNMGLMKAVEKFEYRRGYKFSTYATWWIRQAITRSIADQARTIRIPVHMIETLNKVMQVQKQLLQEFGHEPTPDEVADEMNLPVERVQQIMKMAQQPISLQSPVGDGDDTSFGDFIEDKSAENPYDMTAFSLLREKIIDVLDSLTERERRVLSLRFGLIDGYSRTLEEVGKQFRVTRERIRQIEAKALRKMRHPTRIRQLHGFFDAEQIDNAQNLLQQVAREKKAGESIIPPSGIQSAFNPFGKR
- a CDS encoding energy transducer TonB, with translation MLKKRTAFALLAACVTVLFLPTTAAGKGKAPRVELLKIVEMVEPAFPMKLTVDGVVRGAVDVIIGVDAEGRLDDYLVTMYSKQAFADEIAAVLGRWRFEPTRVDGAPVWTRAMLSFSFEAQGVVITRAALDGVTMLTGSMLEQANRVRVLTRQSELDGPLVVAHTVAPLYPAQFAENGRTGAVTVDFFVDGEGRVRLPVVEGETHPWFANSAVEAILQWRFEPPLKKGRPTVVNARQQFVFGAGAGGTR
- a CDS encoding transposase, which gives rise to MMGIKDKQGALFSYNINLEERVREDNPLRVISRQGDFNWVRDEVVGLYGCNGNESVDPVVIIKLLILLFWDNIKSERELMRIVPERLDYLWFLGYGLDEQTPNHSVLSKARKRWGKELFEHFFVRTVWKCVKLGLVDGRKIHLDSSLIDADAARASMITTSKEVVAALRKAYEVEESKFEMEEERRRVIPMHRRNFSKTDPDATLVARDPRSAYATAKPRYKSHRAVDDRCGVITAVQTTPGHIRDGFCLPEMVKQHQDNSGALTETVIGDQHYGTRENFIHLQSLGIATHMKPLRSKGMAEKHEVFHVSEFIYNAQSDTFRCPGGKNLSRRGYNKNEQGWYYRADTRDCAGCPLRTQCTKTAPPTHTRLIVRPDGHEALLKGWAQACGEEARQDRRTLPLAAMAFINLRKLPDVITNQDDLTPLRPAGKASG